A stretch of Aedes aegypti strain LVP_AGWG chromosome 2, AaegL5.0 Primary Assembly, whole genome shotgun sequence DNA encodes these proteins:
- the LOC5570735 gene encoding elongation factor Tu, mitochondrial, with translation MSTYVALRAVLNPVARKTLTQFLFNTGVSWNAARISPTICQKRFYAEKVVFKRDKPHCNVGTIGHVDHGKTTLTAAITKVLADKDLAESKKYADIDNAPEEKARGITINVAHIEYQTENRHYGHTDCPGHADYIKNMITGTAQMDGAILVVAATDGAMPQTREHLLLAKQIGVNHIVVFINKVDAADQEMVDLVEMEIRELMSEMGFDGDNVPVIKGSALCALEGKSPEIGADAVMKLLEEVDKYVPTPTRDLDKPFLLPVESVHSIPGRGTVVTGRLERGVVKKGMECEFVGYNKVIKSTITGVEMFHKILEEAQAGDQLGALVRGIKRDDIKRGMVMCKPGSVKANDNFEAQVYILSKEEGGRHKPFTSFIQLQMFSRTWDCATQVQIPGKEMVMPGEDAKLHLRLMRPMVIEQGQRFTLRDGHITLGTGVVTNVLSPLSEKERMSLVEGKKAREKATGKA, from the exons ATGTCCACCTACGTAGCGTTGCGTGCGGTTCTGAACCCAG TGGCTCGGAAGACACTGACCCAGTTCCTGTTCAACACCGGTGTCAGCTGGAACGCCGCTCGCATCAGTCCCACCATCTGCCAAAAGCGGTTCTACGCCGAAAAGGTTGTTTTTAAACGAGACAAGCCCCATTGCAACGTCGGAACGATTGGCCATGTCGATCACGGTAAGACAACCCTGACGGCCGCTATCACCAAAGTCCTCGCCGATAAGGATCTGGCCGAAAGCAAGAAGTACGCTGACATTGACAACGCCCCGGAAGAGAAAGCGAGAGGAATCACTATTAACGTAGCTCATATTGAGTACCAGACGGAGAATCGGCACTACGGTCATACGGACTGTCCCGGCCATGCCGATTACATTAAGAACATGATCACCGGAACGGCCCAAATGGACGGAGCTATCCTGGTGGTGGCAGCTACTGACGGTGCTATGCCCCAAACCAGGGAACATTTGCTGCTGGCCAAACAGATTGGGGTCAATCACATTGTGGTCTTCATTAACAAAGTGGACGCGGCCGATCAGGAAATGGTAGATCTGGTGGAAATGGAAATCCGCGAACTGATGTCCGAAATGGGCTTCGATGGGGACAATGTTCCCGTCATTAAGGGATCGGCCTTGTGTGCTTTGGAGGGCAAGAGTCCGGAAATTGGTGCCGATGCGGTGATGAAGCTGCTAGAGGAGGTGGACAAATACGTTCCGACCCCGACTCGGGATCTGGATAAGCCTTTCTTGCTGCCGGTGGAGTCGGTGCACAGCATCCCCGGACGAGGTACCGTTGTGACCGGACGTTTGGAGCGCGGCGTCGTGAAGAAGGGCATGGAATGCGAGTTCGTTGGTTACAACAAG GTCATCAAATCGACAATCACCGGCGTCGAAATGTTCcacaaaattctggaggaagcCCAGGCCGGCGATCAGCTGGGCGCCCTGGTGCGTGGTATCAAACGTGACGACATCAAGCGCGGCATGGTCATGTGCAAGCCGGGTTCGGTCAAGGCCAACGACAACTTCGAGGCGCAGGTTTACATTCTGAGCAAGGAGGAAGGCGGACGCCACAAGCCCTTCACCAGCTTCATCCAGCTGCAGATGTTCTCGCGCACGTGGGATTGTGCCACCCAGGTGCAAATTCCCGGCAAGGAGATGGTCATGCCCGGTGAGGATGCCAAGCTGCATCTGCGTCTGATGAGGCCCATGGTCATTGAGCAGGGACAACGTTTCACACTGCGCGATGGACACATTACGCTGGGAACCGGTGTCGTCACCAATGTGCTCTCGCCACTTAGCGAAAAGGAACGAATGTCGCTGGTCGAGGGCAAGAAGGCACGAGAGAAGGCCACCGGAAAGGCCTAA
- the LOC110675118 gene encoding NTF2-related export protein-like, whose product MEEKFTKLYNETVAKKRHQMARLYMDNGLMVWNGNGANEKDNIQKYFQELPRFEYVMNTLVAQPSIGDAVSSQLTFIIKVSGTVKFQDNSNKPFQKTLMVTAQGDKWKIASDCFRLLDAIL is encoded by the coding sequence ATGGAGGAGAAATTCACCAAACTGTACAACGAAACAGTAGCCAAGAAGCGGCATCAGATGGCCCGGCTCTACATGGACAACGGTTTGATGGTATGGAACGGAAATGGTGCCAACGAGAAGGACAACATCCAGAAGTACTTCCAGGAACTGCCCCGCTTCGAATACGTTATGAACACCCTGGTCGCTCAGCCGAGCATTGGCGACGCTGTGTCCTCGCAGCTGACGTTCATCATCAAGGTTTCTGGAACGGTCAAGTTCCAGGACAATTCTAACAAACCCTTCCAGAAGACACTCATGGTTACAGCTCAGGGCGACAAGTGGAAGATTGCGAGTGATTGCTTCCGGTTGCTGGATGCTATCCTTTAA